In the genome of Siniperca chuatsi isolate FFG_IHB_CAS linkage group LG17, ASM2008510v1, whole genome shotgun sequence, one region contains:
- the chrna11 gene encoding cholinergic receptor, nicotinic, alpha 11 isoform X1 produces the protein MWHSVALLLSGFSALIHVSLQGPHQRNLLKNLLKDYNRMERPVGNDSHPLTVVFSLSLIQIMDVDEKNQVLTTNIWLRMSWFDHYLQWNQSEHPGVKNLRFTTDQVWTPDILLYNSADDDFDSTFKTNVLVNSSGYAEYLPPGIFMSTCNVDVRWFPFDIQKCELKFGSWTYDGWLLDLQMNDADISGYMPNGEWDLVGVPGTRNEAFYDCCKEPYPDVTFVVTMRRRTLYYALNLLIPCVLLSSMTLLIFVLPADSGEKISLGITVLLSLTVFMLLVAEIMPATSDSVPLIGQYFASIMIIVGMSVIATVVVLQYHHHDPNGGNMPKWVQLVLLQWVAWFLRMKRPGENDDPERPPCAPHLRRCSSGSQSGSIPNPPDPTLHLLHPQNLAPLQTGPFHAGHPHLHAQSSANNNGNLLYMGFQSMEDPSMLSEPLQRNNISTGPPRVAGSPPPHLPSQFCSSPTPPTPNMDTVGCPSTVSSGGGFGGGPGGLGGCSAAGIGDPQLQAILEEVRYMADHFREQDEAESVADQWKFAGAVIDRLCLVAFSVFNIICTISILMSAPNFVEAISKDFV, from the exons atgtggcactctgtggctcTGCTCCTCTCTGGATTCTCTGCTTTGATCCACG TGTCGTTGCAGGGTCCTCACCAGAGGAACCTGTTGAAGAACCTCCTGAAGGACTACAACCGGATGGAGCGGCCAGTGGGCAACGACTCCCACCCTCTCACCGTTGTCTTCTCCCTCAGTTTGATACAGATCATGGACGTG gaTGAGAAGAACCAGGTGCTCACCACTAACATATGGCTACGGATG agTTGGTTTGACCACTATCTCCAGTGGAACCAGAGTGAACATCCCGGAGTCAAAAACCTCCGCTTCACCACAGATCAGGTCTGGACACCAGACATCCTGCTCTACAACAG TGCAGATGACGACTTTGACTCCACCTTTAAGACGAATGTTCTGGTGAACTCCAGTGGCTACGCCGAGTATCTGCCTCCAG GAATCTTTATGAGCACATGCAATGTGGACGTTCGCTGGTTCCCTTTTGACATCCAGAAGTGTGAGCTGAAGTTCGGTTCTTGGACGTATGACGGCTGGCTGCTGGACCTCCAGATGAACGATGCTGACATCTCAGGCTACATGCCCAATGGAGAGTGGGACTTAGTTG GAGTTCCTGGCACCAGAAACGAGGCCTTCTATGATTGTTGTAAGGAGCCTTACCCGGATGTGACGTTTGTTGTGACAATGCGGCGGCGGACCCTCTACTATGCCCTCAACCTGCTCATCCCCTGTGTGTTGCTGTCTTCGATGACCCTGCTCATCTTTGTGCTACCAGCTGATTCGGGGGAGAAGATCTCATTGG gTATCACCGTCTTGCTGTCTCTTACTGTTTTCATGTTGCTGGTCGCAGAGATCATGCCAGCCACTTCTGACTCCGTCCCTCTTATAG GTCAGTACTTTGCCAGTATAATGATCATCGTTGGGATGTCAGTCATCGCTACAGTGGTGGTTCTGCAGTATCATCACCATGATCCAAATGGAGGAAACATGCCCAAATGG gTGCAGCTCGTCTTGCTGCAGTGGGTAGCGTGGTTCTTGCGTATGAAGCGGCCAGGAGAGAATGACGACCCAGAGCGGCCCCCGTGTGCCCCCCACTTGCGGCGCTGCTCCTCGGGCTCCCAGAGCGGGAGCATCCCAAACCCTCCGGACCCCACCCTCCATCTGCTGCACCCACAGAACCTGGCTCCTCTCCAAACAGGGCCCTTCCATGCGGGTCACCCTCACCTCCACGCCCAGTCCAGTGCTAACAACAACGGGAACCTTCTTTACATGGGCTTCCAGAGCATGGAGGACCCTTCAATGCTCTCAGAGCCTCTCCAGAGGAATAACATCTCCACAGGGCCTCCGCGAGTAGCAGGAAGCCCGCCTCCGCATCTGCCATCTCAGTTCTGCAGCTCCCCAACACCTCCTACACCCAATATGGATACTGTAGGCTGCCCCAGCACTGTCTCCAGTGGTGGGGGCTTTGGAGGTGGACCCGGAGGGCTTGGAGGGTGCTCGGCTGCAGGGATAGGAGACCCACAGCTACAGGCTATCTTGGAGGAGGTGCGTTACATGGCAGACCATTTCCGGGAGCAGGACGAGGCCGAGAGCGTGGCCGATCAGTGGAAATTTGCAGGCGCTGTAATCGACCGCCTGTGTCTGGTGGCGTTCAGCGTTTTCAACATCATATGCACCATCTCTATCCTCATGTCAGCTCCCAACTTTGTGGAGGCTATTTCGAAGGACTTCGTTtga
- the chrna11 gene encoding cholinergic receptor, nicotinic, alpha 11 isoform X2, with protein sequence MERPVGNDSHPLTVVFSLSLIQIMDVDEKNQVLTTNIWLRMSWFDHYLQWNQSEHPGVKNLRFTTDQVWTPDILLYNSADDDFDSTFKTNVLVNSSGYAEYLPPGIFMSTCNVDVRWFPFDIQKCELKFGSWTYDGWLLDLQMNDADISGYMPNGEWDLVGVPGTRNEAFYDCCKEPYPDVTFVVTMRRRTLYYALNLLIPCVLLSSMTLLIFVLPADSGEKISLGITVLLSLTVFMLLVAEIMPATSDSVPLIGQYFASIMIIVGMSVIATVVVLQYHHHDPNGGNMPKWVQLVLLQWVAWFLRMKRPGENDDPERPPCAPHLRRCSSGSQSGSIPNPPDPTLHLLHPQNLAPLQTGPFHAGHPHLHAQSSANNNGNLLYMGFQSMEDPSMLSEPLQRNNISTGPPRVAGSPPPHLPSQFCSSPTPPTPNMDTVGCPSTVSSGGGFGGGPGGLGGCSAAGIGDPQLQAILEEVRYMADHFREQDEAESVADQWKFAGAVIDRLCLVAFSVFNIICTISILMSAPNFVEAISKDFV encoded by the exons ATGGAGCGGCCAGTGGGCAACGACTCCCACCCTCTCACCGTTGTCTTCTCCCTCAGTTTGATACAGATCATGGACGTG gaTGAGAAGAACCAGGTGCTCACCACTAACATATGGCTACGGATG agTTGGTTTGACCACTATCTCCAGTGGAACCAGAGTGAACATCCCGGAGTCAAAAACCTCCGCTTCACCACAGATCAGGTCTGGACACCAGACATCCTGCTCTACAACAG TGCAGATGACGACTTTGACTCCACCTTTAAGACGAATGTTCTGGTGAACTCCAGTGGCTACGCCGAGTATCTGCCTCCAG GAATCTTTATGAGCACATGCAATGTGGACGTTCGCTGGTTCCCTTTTGACATCCAGAAGTGTGAGCTGAAGTTCGGTTCTTGGACGTATGACGGCTGGCTGCTGGACCTCCAGATGAACGATGCTGACATCTCAGGCTACATGCCCAATGGAGAGTGGGACTTAGTTG GAGTTCCTGGCACCAGAAACGAGGCCTTCTATGATTGTTGTAAGGAGCCTTACCCGGATGTGACGTTTGTTGTGACAATGCGGCGGCGGACCCTCTACTATGCCCTCAACCTGCTCATCCCCTGTGTGTTGCTGTCTTCGATGACCCTGCTCATCTTTGTGCTACCAGCTGATTCGGGGGAGAAGATCTCATTGG gTATCACCGTCTTGCTGTCTCTTACTGTTTTCATGTTGCTGGTCGCAGAGATCATGCCAGCCACTTCTGACTCCGTCCCTCTTATAG GTCAGTACTTTGCCAGTATAATGATCATCGTTGGGATGTCAGTCATCGCTACAGTGGTGGTTCTGCAGTATCATCACCATGATCCAAATGGAGGAAACATGCCCAAATGG gTGCAGCTCGTCTTGCTGCAGTGGGTAGCGTGGTTCTTGCGTATGAAGCGGCCAGGAGAGAATGACGACCCAGAGCGGCCCCCGTGTGCCCCCCACTTGCGGCGCTGCTCCTCGGGCTCCCAGAGCGGGAGCATCCCAAACCCTCCGGACCCCACCCTCCATCTGCTGCACCCACAGAACCTGGCTCCTCTCCAAACAGGGCCCTTCCATGCGGGTCACCCTCACCTCCACGCCCAGTCCAGTGCTAACAACAACGGGAACCTTCTTTACATGGGCTTCCAGAGCATGGAGGACCCTTCAATGCTCTCAGAGCCTCTCCAGAGGAATAACATCTCCACAGGGCCTCCGCGAGTAGCAGGAAGCCCGCCTCCGCATCTGCCATCTCAGTTCTGCAGCTCCCCAACACCTCCTACACCCAATATGGATACTGTAGGCTGCCCCAGCACTGTCTCCAGTGGTGGGGGCTTTGGAGGTGGACCCGGAGGGCTTGGAGGGTGCTCGGCTGCAGGGATAGGAGACCCACAGCTACAGGCTATCTTGGAGGAGGTGCGTTACATGGCAGACCATTTCCGGGAGCAGGACGAGGCCGAGAGCGTGGCCGATCAGTGGAAATTTGCAGGCGCTGTAATCGACCGCCTGTGTCTGGTGGCGTTCAGCGTTTTCAACATCATATGCACCATCTCTATCCTCATGTCAGCTCCCAACTTTGTGGAGGCTATTTCGAAGGACTTCGTTtga